In one window of Primulina tabacum isolate GXHZ01 chromosome 8, ASM2559414v2, whole genome shotgun sequence DNA:
- the LOC142553591 gene encoding axial regulator YABBY 5-like isoform X2, with protein MSSENSSDLVCYVHCNFCNTILVVNVPCNSLFNIVTVRCGHCANLLSVNVGALLQSFHHQDFQKQYPSHPGGVKDIGSSSRSNMLATFQAEHVQPKTTPIRPAEKRQRVPSAYNRFIKEEIQRIKASNPEISHREAFSTAAKNWAHFPHIHFGLKLESNDKQATKLDHVAGEEIPKKSFGFY; from the exons ATGTCATCGGAAAATTCCTCCGACCTTGTGTGTTACGTTCACTGCAACTTCTGCAACACCATTCTAGTG GTTAATGTTCCATGCAACAGCTTGTTCAACATTGTGACCGTGAGATGCGGGCACTGCGCAAATCTGCTGTCTGTTAATGTGGGAGCATTGCTTCAGTCCTTTCACCATCAAGATTTCCAG AAACAATATCCCAGTCATCCTGGTGGGGTTAAAGACATTGGATCATCTTCCAGGAGCAACATGCTTGCTACATTTCAAGCTGAACATGTACAACCTAAGACGACGCCAATCCGAC CTGCAGAGAAAAGACAACGCGTTCCGTCTGCATACAACAGGTTCATAAA GGAGGAGATTCAGAGGATAAAGGCTAGCAATCCTGAAATTAGCCACAGGGAAGCTTTTAGTACAGCCGCAAAAAAT TGGGCACATTTCCCTCACATTCATTTTGGGCTAAAGCTTGAATCAAACGACAAACAAGCAACAAAGCTGGACCATGTTGCTGGAGAAGAGATTCCTAAAAAATCTTTTGGATTTTACTAG
- the LOC142553591 gene encoding axial regulator YABBY 5-like isoform X1: MSSENSSDLVCYVHCNFCNTILVVNVPCNSLFNIVTVRCGHCANLLSVNVGALLQSFHHQDFQKQYPSHPGGVKDIGSSSRSNMLATFQAEHVQPKTTPIRPAEKRQRVPSAYNRFIKEEIQRIKASNPEISHREAFSTAAKNQWAHFPHIHFGLKLESNDKQATKLDHVAGEEIPKKSFGFY, translated from the exons ATGTCATCGGAAAATTCCTCCGACCTTGTGTGTTACGTTCACTGCAACTTCTGCAACACCATTCTAGTG GTTAATGTTCCATGCAACAGCTTGTTCAACATTGTGACCGTGAGATGCGGGCACTGCGCAAATCTGCTGTCTGTTAATGTGGGAGCATTGCTTCAGTCCTTTCACCATCAAGATTTCCAG AAACAATATCCCAGTCATCCTGGTGGGGTTAAAGACATTGGATCATCTTCCAGGAGCAACATGCTTGCTACATTTCAAGCTGAACATGTACAACCTAAGACGACGCCAATCCGAC CTGCAGAGAAAAGACAACGCGTTCCGTCTGCATACAACAGGTTCATAAA GGAGGAGATTCAGAGGATAAAGGCTAGCAATCCTGAAATTAGCCACAGGGAAGCTTTTAGTACAGCCGCAAAAAAT CAGTGGGCACATTTCCCTCACATTCATTTTGGGCTAAAGCTTGAATCAAACGACAAACAAGCAACAAAGCTGGACCATGTTGCTGGAGAAGAGATTCCTAAAAAATCTTTTGGATTTTACTAG